A DNA window from Paenibacillus andongensis contains the following coding sequences:
- a CDS encoding sugar phosphate isomerase/epimerase family protein, translating into MKKIGIGLQLYTLRDEMTHDAATVLQKVAELGYEGVEFAGYYDFSPEQLKTLLTDLSLKAIGSHVSMERLQNYLEEEIAMNVAIGSRYVVCPGINQEQRQALPETVAFFVECSKQFASKGIAFGFHNHYVEFTETYEGQPWFDALFGCTSPDDMKSELDVCWVHNAGCDPIAYLEKYAGRVPLIHLKDIRKFADGTYQTLELGRGEMNLPAIIAAAEAAGTEWLIVEQDDCELSALESVKISMDWLRQNYRFMEVK; encoded by the coding sequence GTGAAGAAAATAGGAATAGGCCTGCAATTATACACACTTCGAGATGAAATGACGCATGACGCCGCAACGGTTTTGCAAAAAGTGGCTGAGCTCGGTTATGAAGGCGTGGAGTTTGCAGGTTATTACGATTTTAGCCCTGAACAGTTAAAGACGCTGCTGACCGACTTGTCATTGAAAGCCATCGGCAGCCATGTCAGCATGGAACGCCTACAAAACTATTTGGAAGAAGAAATTGCCATGAATGTTGCCATCGGCAGCCGTTATGTCGTCTGTCCAGGGATCAATCAAGAACAACGGCAAGCGCTTCCCGAAACTGTTGCTTTTTTTGTCGAGTGCAGCAAGCAATTTGCGAGCAAAGGCATCGCATTTGGCTTTCATAATCACTACGTTGAATTCACCGAAACATATGAGGGTCAACCTTGGTTCGATGCATTATTTGGATGTACATCCCCAGACGATATGAAAAGTGAGCTCGATGTTTGTTGGGTACATAACGCTGGCTGCGATCCTATTGCTTACCTTGAAAAGTATGCTGGACGTGTGCCTTTGATTCATTTGAAGGACATTCGCAAGTTCGCTGATGGCACTTATCAAACGTTGGAGCTGGGACGCGGCGAGATGAATTTACCCGCAATTATTGCGGCAGCAGAGGCGGCGGGAACAGAATGGCTCATCGTCGAACAAGACGATTGTGAGCTCTCTGCGCTAGAAAGTGTAAAGATAAGTATGGATTGGCTGCGCCAAAATTATAGGTTTATGGAGGTCAAATAA
- a CDS encoding AraC family transcriptional regulator, protein MVHGREDKLRAETIDAAMAHHKKRFRNPCEFLNTYIIRLQTSGCCEALIDNEFVVIEPGDLLMFRPGEKYELILKNNSIDYYVICNGTWIDQWWANFNPPQKTTIPLDDDLLKLWNQLMKERLRRNDTHDELTDYTLRVFCLTLQRLHEIAGMGTTLSPSYIAYRIKKFIDQHATETLTLEQIAKHAGISISRAVNLFKINFGQSIMSYAIEVRLGVACERIRFSAMSLDYVAKSCGFNSYTYFHRQFRMHFGLSPRQYREEQQKRSKLRVEQ, encoded by the coding sequence GTGGTGCATGGACGCGAGGATAAACTGCGAGCTGAAACGATTGATGCAGCGATGGCGCATCATAAGAAGCGTTTTAGAAATCCGTGTGAGTTTCTAAACACATACATCATTAGGTTGCAGACAAGCGGCTGCTGTGAAGCGCTGATTGATAACGAATTTGTTGTGATTGAGCCTGGAGACCTGCTTATGTTTCGTCCTGGCGAAAAGTACGAGCTTATCCTGAAAAACAACAGCATCGATTACTATGTGATTTGCAATGGAACATGGATTGACCAATGGTGGGCCAATTTCAACCCTCCGCAAAAGACAACCATACCTCTTGACGACGATCTTCTGAAGCTGTGGAATCAGTTGATGAAGGAAAGGTTACGGAGGAATGACACCCACGATGAGCTGACAGATTATACACTGCGCGTCTTTTGCTTAACTTTACAGCGCCTGCATGAAATTGCCGGCATGGGAACAACGTTAAGTCCATCCTACATCGCCTATCGAATAAAAAAATTCATCGATCAGCATGCGACAGAAACTCTCACCTTGGAGCAAATCGCCAAACATGCGGGAATTAGTATCTCCAGAGCTGTGAATTTGTTTAAAATCAATTTTGGCCAATCCATTATGAGTTATGCTATTGAAGTCCGCCTGGGCGTCGCATGCGAGCGCATTCGTTTCAGCGCAATGTCACTTGATTATGTCGCAAAATCATGCGGTTTTAATAGCTATACGTACTTCCATCGGCAATTTCGCATGCATTTTGGATTATCCCCCCGGCAATATCGGGAAGAACAACAGAAACGCTCGAAGCTTCGTGTGGAACAATAG
- a CDS encoding ribonuclease J produces MNKTDHQLSVFSLGGINEIGKNMYVVQYGDDIIVIDCGSKFPDESLLGIDLIVPDIAYLLENSDKVRALIITHGHEDHIGGIPYIRRQLNMPIYATRLTLGLIENKLRESGLLADTQFIEIDSDSSIELGQITTTFFKTNHSIPDCLGVVFHTPEGTVVHTGDFKFDLTPVGNQYPDIHKMAEIGKDGILLLLSESTNAERPGYTPSESLVGKHIEDAFHKAKQKVFIATFASNVHRLQQVVDAAQATNRKLALLGRSMVNVVRIASELGYLTVPEGMLVEAGEVNRMASDQIAILCTGSQGEPMAALSRLSRANYRQVEIMRGDTVILSSSPIPGNERNVSRTVDNLFSLGAEVIYGSSSATGMHVSGHGSQEELKLMLTLMKPKYFIPIHGEFRMLHQHRILAEGVGVDPANIYILNNGDVVDIKNEVATQSRKVYAGNTLVDGLGDVGNIVLRDRKQLAEDGILIVVLLLSKSDGKILSGPDIISRGFVYVRESEDLMDQANILATETINRLQRENVNQWNVLKTNVKEALGRLFYEKTGRRPVILTILTEI; encoded by the coding sequence GTGAATAAGACTGACCATCAGTTATCTGTTTTCTCTTTAGGCGGTATCAACGAAATTGGCAAAAATATGTATGTGGTGCAATATGGCGATGATATCATTGTCATTGATTGCGGTTCAAAGTTTCCAGATGAAAGCTTGCTCGGTATTGACTTGATCGTTCCGGATATTGCCTATTTACTCGAAAATAGCGATAAAGTCCGCGCATTGATTATTACACATGGACATGAAGATCATATCGGGGGCATTCCGTATATACGAAGACAATTGAACATGCCGATTTATGCAACACGGCTAACGCTAGGTTTAATTGAAAACAAGTTGAGAGAGTCTGGACTTCTTGCCGATACCCAATTTATTGAGATTGACTCTGATTCGAGCATCGAACTTGGACAGATCACGACTACCTTTTTCAAAACAAACCATAGTATCCCTGATTGCTTGGGGGTTGTTTTTCATACACCTGAAGGAACTGTCGTACATACGGGAGATTTCAAATTTGATTTGACCCCAGTGGGCAATCAATACCCTGATATTCATAAAATGGCGGAGATTGGGAAGGACGGTATTCTACTTCTTTTATCAGAAAGCACGAATGCCGAGCGCCCTGGCTACACACCTTCAGAAAGCCTTGTAGGTAAGCATATTGAAGATGCCTTCCATAAAGCAAAGCAAAAAGTGTTCATAGCCACCTTCGCATCGAATGTGCATAGGCTTCAGCAAGTTGTTGATGCTGCTCAGGCAACGAATCGAAAATTAGCTTTACTTGGCCGCAGTATGGTCAATGTGGTGAGAATTGCTTCCGAGCTTGGCTACCTAACGGTCCCCGAAGGGATGCTAGTGGAAGCGGGAGAAGTCAATCGGATGGCTTCTGATCAGATAGCGATCTTATGTACCGGTAGTCAGGGGGAACCGATGGCTGCCTTATCGCGATTGTCCCGTGCCAATTATCGTCAAGTAGAAATCATGCGTGGAGACACCGTTATTCTATCCTCATCCCCGATTCCGGGAAATGAACGCAATGTATCGCGGACGGTTGACAATTTATTTAGCCTAGGGGCTGAAGTGATATATGGTTCGAGCTCAGCGACAGGCATGCATGTATCCGGGCACGGGAGTCAAGAAGAGCTGAAGCTAATGCTAACGCTCATGAAGCCGAAGTATTTTATTCCGATTCATGGCGAGTTTAGAATGCTGCATCAGCACCGTATTTTGGCGGAAGGCGTCGGCGTGGACCCGGCTAACATCTACATATTAAATAATGGCGATGTCGTGGATATCAAGAACGAAGTAGCAACTCAGAGCCGCAAAGTGTACGCGGGGAATACCCTTGTCGATGGATTAGGGGATGTCGGCAATATTGTTCTGCGTGACCGCAAACAACTGGCCGAAGATGGTATCTTGATCGTGGTCCTTCTGCTTAGTAAAAGTGACGGTAAAATTTTGTCTGGTCCGGATATCATCTCCCGCGGCTTTGTCTACGTTCGAGAGTCGGAAGACCTGATGGATCAGGCTAATATTCTAGCAACAGAAACGATAAACAGGCTTCAAAGAGAAAACGTGAATCAATGGAATGTGCTTAAAACGAATGTAAAAGAGGCACTGGGAAGACTCTTTTATGAAAAGACAGGCAGGAGACCTGTTATTCTTACGATACTTACGGAGATTTAG
- a CDS encoding TetR/AcrR family transcriptional regulator codes for MKQEERRQQTMTLLLDSTKALIREKGCHSITMKDIMEKSGLSKGAIFHYVKSKDEIFAWVLQERLEETNTRFMNEVDPSRPTFDNPMQKITESLSLLEDGQDVTNKVLMYLLGKEDQPLVADVLNHYYERSVHVSKQWIMTGQEHGVIPDSVDADKTAEMFVLLSLGFRLRSSIPIAGTFFNTQDYSLFMKDMLKGKSSQ; via the coding sequence TTGAAGCAAGAGGAACGCAGACAGCAAACAATGACGCTGCTATTGGATTCAACCAAAGCGCTGATACGAGAAAAAGGATGTCACTCGATCACCATGAAAGACATCATGGAGAAATCAGGACTGTCCAAGGGGGCTATTTTCCATTACGTGAAGAGCAAAGACGAAATTTTTGCTTGGGTACTGCAAGAGCGGCTGGAAGAGACCAACACACGTTTTATGAACGAAGTGGATCCAAGCCGCCCTACGTTCGATAATCCTATGCAGAAGATCACAGAAAGTTTATCGCTACTAGAAGATGGTCAGGACGTAACGAACAAGGTGCTTATGTATTTACTTGGAAAAGAGGATCAGCCTCTGGTAGCGGATGTGCTCAATCACTACTATGAGCGGTCTGTGCATGTATCCAAACAGTGGATAATGACTGGCCAAGAGCATGGAGTCATTCCGGACTCCGTGGATGCGGACAAAACAGCGGAGATGTTCGTTCTGCTCTCACTCGGGTTCCGCTTGCGCTCCTCGATTCCAATAGCAGGGACATTTTTTAATACCCAAGATTATTCGTTGTTTATGAAAGATATGCTAAAAGGCAAATCAAGCCAATAG
- a CDS encoding hydroxyacid dehydrogenase produces the protein MKTLITIADAGLRELFWQESTLNKLSSFSEVDFITLNEKFTSEDLSERIGSYDACITSWGSPRFTPEVLARAERLKFIGHGAGSVASIVKEDVFDTSIAVTSANKVLALSTAECALSLMFAGAWDLAGYSAGLKEGQWSNNNRDTILGVTRRVIGLVGYGEISKQVMRMLQPFYTKILLHSSYCTQEEAAAQGVELCGLNELFERSDIVSLHNTWTPRTQGMIGAEQLSLLRDGALFINTARGPIVKEQALLEELSKGRIRAALDVYDIEPMPADHKLQAMPNVLCLPHIGGFHGILKRELCDFIVDELHRFVKGEDLLGKVTLDQYRRLTPW, from the coding sequence GTGAAAACATTAATTACGATCGCTGACGCTGGATTACGTGAATTATTTTGGCAGGAGTCCACTCTGAATAAGCTTTCCAGCTTCTCTGAGGTTGATTTTATTACCTTGAATGAGAAATTTACAAGTGAGGACCTGTCGGAACGAATTGGCTCTTATGATGCCTGCATCACTTCATGGGGTTCGCCTCGCTTTACCCCGGAAGTGCTCGCTCGCGCAGAGAGATTGAAATTTATCGGCCATGGAGCAGGCAGTGTAGCGTCGATCGTCAAAGAGGATGTGTTCGATACTTCGATTGCCGTAACATCGGCTAATAAAGTACTCGCCCTCTCGACTGCGGAGTGTGCACTTTCATTGATGTTTGCCGGAGCTTGGGACTTAGCAGGGTACAGCGCCGGGCTTAAAGAGGGACAGTGGAGCAATAACAACCGTGATACGATTCTCGGCGTGACGCGAAGAGTGATCGGTCTAGTCGGCTACGGGGAAATCTCCAAGCAGGTAATGCGGATGCTGCAGCCTTTTTACACGAAAATCTTGCTGCACTCTAGCTACTGTACACAAGAGGAAGCGGCTGCGCAGGGTGTCGAGCTCTGTGGTCTGAATGAACTGTTCGAGCGCAGCGACATTGTCTCACTGCACAATACGTGGACACCTCGCACGCAAGGGATGATCGGCGCGGAACAGCTGTCGCTGCTGCGCGACGGAGCGCTCTTCATTAATACGGCTCGCGGGCCTATTGTGAAAGAGCAGGCGCTCTTAGAAGAACTAAGCAAAGGCAGGATACGTGCAGCCCTTGATGTTTACGACATTGAGCCGATGCCAGCCGATCATAAGCTGCAGGCGATGCCGAACGTGTTATGCTTACCGCACATTGGCGGGTTCCATGGCATATTGAAGCGCGAGCTCTGTGATTTCATCGTCGATGAACTGCACCGGTTCGTGAAAGGTGAAGATTTGCTCGGCAAAGTTACGTTGGATCAGTACCGCAGACTGACGCCATGGTAG
- a CDS encoding helix-turn-helix transcriptional regulator produces the protein MSDYPIYEYKGFLDEQFPFKIEVRTPLNMNRYQHAHEHLQLCYMMSGSCLHWAAGQQYVLTKGDLFSIPPFQEHRLEPRDSMAFEMIQVDFMPHAINESFQDLAQMQTFVDFAYIRPLISEADLLPKMSFPPPTQSVVENLLNVILTEWEEQEEGYRLAIKAELLRLLVITGRQYKRYSQTQSQHERNRVAHHREAFYEAIRYMETHYHEDLHLEEVSAKALMAPSYFSNMLKLVRGKSYIELLSAIRIQASMELLGGTDLNVTEIATRVGYNHISHFNRTFKKHAGVTPGDYRRHQT, from the coding sequence ATGTCTGATTATCCGATCTATGAATACAAAGGGTTTCTTGACGAGCAGTTTCCTTTTAAAATTGAAGTTCGAACGCCACTGAATATGAATCGATATCAGCATGCTCACGAGCACCTGCAGCTGTGCTACATGATGTCCGGCAGTTGTCTTCATTGGGCGGCGGGCCAACAATATGTGTTGACCAAAGGCGATCTCTTCTCGATCCCGCCTTTTCAAGAGCATCGCTTGGAACCCCGTGATTCGATGGCTTTTGAGATGATACAGGTCGATTTTATGCCCCATGCGATTAATGAAAGCTTTCAGGATCTGGCGCAAATGCAGACATTCGTCGATTTCGCCTATATCAGGCCCCTGATTTCCGAAGCCGATCTGTTACCCAAAATGTCGTTCCCTCCTCCTACACAGTCTGTGGTCGAGAACCTGCTGAACGTCATTCTCACGGAATGGGAGGAACAAGAAGAAGGCTATCGGTTAGCGATCAAGGCCGAGCTCCTGAGGCTTCTAGTCATTACCGGCAGGCAGTATAAACGCTATTCACAAACGCAAAGTCAACATGAGCGCAACAGGGTGGCACATCACCGAGAAGCCTTCTATGAGGCTATCCGTTACATGGAAACGCATTACCATGAGGATCTTCATTTGGAAGAGGTTTCCGCAAAAGCATTGATGGCTCCATCGTATTTCAGCAACATGCTCAAGCTGGTGCGGGGCAAATCGTATATCGAGCTTTTATCTGCCATTCGTATTCAGGCATCTATGGAGCTGCTAGGGGGAACGGACCTCAATGTGACCGAGATTGCTACCCGTGTGGGCTATAATCATATAAGTCATTTCAATAGAACGTTCAAGAAGCACGCAGGCGTAACGCCAGGAGACTACCGTAGGCATCAAACTTAG
- a CDS encoding acetylxylan esterase, with product MNAIETRIHSLKQYMPELTAPTDLEDFWDRVSQEAAESVRYTIESVASPFLQAEVYKVVLEGAANTQVHAWYMLPSVQLRHPLPCIVTFHGYSGSKGQPEDHAAWLLMGYAVLAIDIRGQGGETGNGLPQAYGMTKGWMTQGILDPEGSYYRAVAIDGLRAVRCAMAMPEIDPERVYVFGGSQGGGLALLVSVLEPKLRAVIAHVPNMCHMDLGILQSVSSLTEAAEFVTRFPDHLDEVLRTLSYFDIMNLAHRITLPVHVTVGLKDTTCLPEAIFAAYNRIASVNKTIEVHPFMGHAMPPGFHAAGHAFFSQWL from the coding sequence ATGAACGCAATAGAAACACGGATTCATTCGTTGAAACAGTATATGCCGGAGTTAACGGCACCAACTGATCTGGAAGATTTTTGGGATCGTGTCTCCCAGGAAGCAGCAGAATCTGTGAGATATACGATTGAGTCGGTCGCCTCCCCTTTCCTACAGGCCGAAGTTTACAAAGTTGTATTAGAGGGGGCAGCCAATACGCAGGTTCACGCTTGGTATATGCTGCCTTCCGTCCAGCTGCGTCATCCGCTTCCCTGTATCGTAACCTTTCACGGTTATTCCGGTTCCAAAGGTCAACCGGAGGATCATGCTGCATGGCTGCTTATGGGGTATGCCGTACTCGCCATCGACATTCGTGGGCAAGGAGGGGAGACCGGCAACGGGCTGCCGCAAGCATATGGCATGACCAAAGGGTGGATGACACAGGGGATTCTCGATCCGGAGGGTTCCTACTATCGGGCAGTAGCTATCGATGGCCTGCGTGCTGTACGGTGTGCGATGGCAATGCCGGAGATAGACCCCGAGAGGGTGTATGTTTTTGGCGGCAGCCAAGGGGGTGGTCTTGCGCTGCTTGTATCCGTATTGGAGCCTAAGCTGCGGGCTGTAATCGCACATGTACCGAATATGTGCCACATGGATCTGGGGATACTTCAATCGGTCAGTTCACTCACCGAAGCTGCGGAATTCGTAACTCGATTCCCGGACCACCTTGACGAGGTGCTGCGGACGCTTAGTTATTTCGACATCATGAATTTGGCCCATCGAATTACACTGCCCGTGCATGTGACGGTTGGATTGAAGGACACGACCTGCTTACCCGAGGCGATTTTTGCCGCATATAATCGAATCGCATCAGTGAACAAAACGATCGAGGTTCACCCGTTCATGGGGCATGCGATGCCCCCGGGATTTCACGCTGCGGGACATGCCTTTTTCTCGCAGTGGCTTTGA
- a CDS encoding DoxX family protein yields MIPFYVLVVSFTLFRVLGLFGWSYFDSWQTPLQGAVAIMLLVTASAHWGKNREDLIRMVPPAFPRPRWLVTATGWLEIAGAIGILLPATSRVASICLALLLLAMFPANVKAARERLTIGGRPTPKLLARTLLQIVFLAAVLLAGSGV; encoded by the coding sequence ATGATACCTTTTTATGTGCTTGTGGTTTCGTTTACGCTATTTAGAGTTCTAGGCCTGTTCGGCTGGTCCTATTTCGACAGTTGGCAAACTCCGCTCCAAGGAGCGGTGGCCATTATGCTGCTGGTTACCGCTTCCGCCCACTGGGGTAAAAACCGAGAGGATCTGATCCGGATGGTTCCGCCCGCATTCCCGAGGCCGCGTTGGCTGGTAACTGCCACTGGCTGGCTGGAAATTGCCGGAGCCATCGGCATTCTCCTCCCCGCTACCTCACGGGTGGCTTCCATCTGCTTAGCGCTTCTGCTATTAGCCATGTTTCCGGCCAATGTAAAGGCAGCCCGGGAACGCTTAACCATCGGCGGAAGACCTACGCCTAAGCTGCTCGCTCGAACGCTGCTGCAGATCGTGTTTCTAGCGGCGGTTCTCTTGGCGGGCAGCGGGGTGTAA
- a CDS encoding sugar phosphate isomerase/epimerase family protein produces the protein MKHLAFSTLPCEGWSLAEMIVFAKECGFGGMELREGPTWGITTEMAQKERGIALRKFEEAGIRITNIGSSVCFTGERGDAEQFELFKKVVSLARDLKAGGVRIFLGYFNNRRDNPVPAIPYPEIIAQIKQACDYAASYGVQVWIETHNEFATGRSLRKLLDDVDRENCAVIYDIIHPLEEGESPAETIALLGSQCVHVHVKDGIPFEDPLESNWKYTKVGEGQVPIASIVDQLERMGYTGYYSLEWETKWRRELQVPGMEPAAIFPAYVEFMRELLQSLMK, from the coding sequence ATGAAGCATCTGGCATTTAGCACGCTCCCCTGCGAGGGCTGGTCTTTGGCTGAGATGATTGTGTTTGCCAAGGAATGCGGTTTTGGCGGAATGGAGCTGAGGGAAGGGCCCACATGGGGCATTACCACCGAGATGGCGCAGAAGGAGCGGGGAATAGCGCTTCGGAAGTTCGAGGAAGCGGGCATCCGAATCACCAATATCGGGTCAAGTGTATGTTTCACAGGCGAAAGAGGAGATGCCGAGCAATTCGAACTTTTTAAAAAGGTTGTTTCGCTCGCTCGCGATTTGAAGGCTGGCGGCGTGCGGATTTTCCTCGGCTACTTCAATAATCGCAGGGACAATCCGGTTCCTGCTATTCCATACCCTGAAATCATAGCTCAGATTAAGCAAGCTTGCGATTATGCGGCCTCTTACGGTGTTCAGGTATGGATTGAGACGCATAATGAATTCGCCACCGGCCGTTCGCTTCGCAAGCTGTTGGATGATGTTGACAGAGAGAATTGCGCGGTAATCTATGATATTATCCATCCACTCGAAGAAGGAGAGTCTCCAGCGGAGACAATCGCGTTACTAGGCTCGCAGTGCGTTCATGTACATGTCAAAGACGGCATCCCTTTTGAAGATCCGCTAGAGTCGAACTGGAAGTACACCAAGGTCGGCGAAGGGCAGGTTCCGATTGCTTCCATTGTAGATCAGCTTGAGCGAATGGGCTATACCGGCTATTACTCCCTGGAGTGGGAAACCAAATGGCGCAGGGAGCTGCAAGTTCCCGGTATGGAGCCAGCAGCTATTTTTCCTGCGTATGTTGAATTTATGCGTGAATTACTTCAAAGCCTAATGAAATGA
- a CDS encoding MFS transporter → MSTVLPQVEQPSVSEAPGIIRERTVSWLLCLTIILVVMNTMMFNLALPKIAVQFALNPSTASWVVTGYSIVFAISSITFSRLSDFVPIRRLFTAALLALGGASVIGMFSDGFGLLLITRLIQAAGAGAIPSLAIVLVTRYIPVSRRGMAMSFILSAASLGLGLGPVVGGSIVQYLGWHFLFVITGLTLLLIPVFLLILPREKAERGSFDFIGAVLIGMGTTGLLLFLTSKSMVALIVGVIALALFAVRIRKATNPFVLPALFGDRLYLALGAIGISAYMISFAFLFLAPQMLARVFGLTPAVSGLVLFPGALLAMLVSNRVGRLIDRYGNGALLRYTPWLLLFSTVLLALTAVHSFYGLAAVYILTSISITSISSAVSNELSRQLTKERIGSGMGLFQLLQFFSGAFAVAISGSALVWQKSLPTERAFDNLIWGMVGIAILTIVFAFIYRGYARKRTSAAAALA, encoded by the coding sequence ATGTCAACCGTTTTACCGCAAGTAGAGCAACCATCTGTATCAGAGGCACCCGGTATTATCCGAGAACGGACGGTCTCTTGGTTACTCTGTTTGACCATTATTCTAGTCGTTATGAACACGATGATGTTCAATTTGGCATTGCCCAAAATTGCTGTACAATTCGCTCTCAACCCCTCAACGGCGTCATGGGTCGTGACGGGTTACTCCATCGTTTTTGCCATATCATCGATTACTTTCAGCCGATTGTCCGATTTCGTGCCCATTCGAAGACTCTTCACGGCGGCGTTGCTGGCATTGGGCGGGGCATCCGTAATTGGTATGTTCAGCGACGGATTTGGGCTGCTCCTTATCACGAGGCTTATTCAGGCTGCTGGCGCTGGTGCCATTCCTTCGCTCGCGATCGTGCTTGTCACTCGTTACATTCCTGTGTCGCGCAGAGGCATGGCCATGTCGTTCATTTTATCAGCGGCCTCACTTGGCCTCGGGCTTGGTCCTGTCGTCGGCGGATCGATCGTGCAGTATCTGGGTTGGCATTTCCTATTTGTGATCACCGGCTTAACCCTGCTGCTGATCCCGGTTTTCCTGCTCATACTTCCCCGTGAAAAGGCGGAGCGCGGCTCGTTCGATTTTATTGGCGCCGTCCTGATCGGGATGGGAACGACAGGTTTGCTGCTCTTCCTCACATCCAAAAGCATGGTTGCACTCATTGTGGGCGTGATTGCCCTGGCCTTGTTCGCGGTACGCATCCGCAAAGCGACGAATCCATTCGTCCTGCCCGCGCTATTCGGCGACAGACTCTATCTGGCGCTTGGTGCTATCGGCATTAGCGCCTACATGATCAGTTTTGCCTTCTTGTTCCTCGCCCCGCAAATGCTGGCCAGAGTCTTCGGTTTAACACCGGCCGTATCGGGTCTTGTGCTCTTTCCAGGTGCGCTCCTTGCCATGCTGGTATCCAACCGGGTTGGTCGCCTCATCGACCGATACGGTAACGGCGCACTCCTTCGCTATACGCCATGGTTGCTGCTGTTTTCGACCGTTTTGCTGGCGCTGACTGCTGTCCATTCTTTCTATGGGCTTGCCGCTGTCTATATACTGACGAGCATCAGCATCACTTCTATCTCGAGTGCGGTCTCCAACGAGCTATCACGGCAGTTGACGAAGGAACGGATCGGCTCGGGTATGGGCTTATTCCAGCTGCTGCAATTTTTCAGCGGGGCTTTCGCCGTAGCCATCTCGGGGAGTGCACTCGTCTGGCAGAAGTCGCTGCCAACAGAGCGCGCGTTCGACAATCTAATCTGGGGCATGGTCGGAATCGCCATATTGACCATCGTCTTCGCCTTTATTTATCGCGGCTACGCCAGAAAGCGCACGAGTGCCGCTGCTGCTCTGGCTTAA
- a CDS encoding Gfo/Idh/MocA family protein, whose product MTKKIKGAIIGCGGIAFEKYFPSLSKLKELEMVAFCDIMVEKAEKAVAAYGSIDAKAFYDYREVLKDASIDVIYVCTPNDSHAEISIAAMESGKHVMCEKPMAKTAAEAQAMVDAAKRTGKKLSIGYQNNFRPDSRYLQQICDNGELGDIYFAKAHAIRRRAVPTWGVFLDQEKQGGGPLIDIGSHALDLTLRMMNNYAPKCVLGRAYHKLSRKENAANAWGPWDPDKFTVEDSAFGFITMQNGANVILESSWALNSLDTLEAKTTLCGTEGGADMRDGLRINGEKLGRMYTTTIDLSAGGVAFFEGKAESSSDLEARLWLECILHNTEPLVKPEQALVVTQILEAIYESSKTGKAIYFE is encoded by the coding sequence ATGACGAAAAAAATTAAAGGGGCAATTATTGGTTGTGGAGGCATTGCATTCGAGAAATATTTCCCATCGCTCTCCAAGCTAAAGGAGCTAGAAATGGTCGCCTTCTGCGATATTATGGTCGAAAAAGCAGAAAAGGCAGTGGCAGCATACGGTTCGATTGACGCAAAAGCATTTTACGATTATAGAGAAGTCCTTAAAGATGCCTCCATCGATGTGATCTATGTATGTACGCCGAACGATTCACATGCGGAGATCTCTATCGCGGCCATGGAGTCAGGCAAGCATGTCATGTGTGAGAAACCGATGGCCAAAACTGCCGCAGAAGCACAAGCCATGGTGGATGCTGCGAAACGTACCGGCAAAAAGCTCTCAATTGGCTACCAAAATAATTTCCGGCCAGACAGCCGTTATTTGCAACAAATTTGCGATAACGGCGAGCTCGGCGACATCTATTTTGCCAAGGCTCATGCGATACGCAGACGCGCTGTTCCCACCTGGGGTGTCTTTCTAGATCAAGAGAAACAGGGTGGTGGCCCTCTCATTGATATCGGCAGCCATGCGTTGGATTTAACACTTCGGATGATGAACAATTACGCACCAAAATGTGTTTTGGGCAGGGCCTATCACAAGCTTAGCCGCAAAGAAAACGCAGCAAATGCCTGGGGACCGTGGGATCCGGATAAATTTACGGTGGAGGATTCAGCTTTCGGCTTCATAACGATGCAGAACGGTGCGAACGTTATACTCGAATCCAGTTGGGCACTTAACTCCCTTGATACGTTAGAGGCAAAAACGACGCTTTGCGGTACGGAAGGCGGAGCGGACATGCGTGACGGACTCCGCATTAATGGTGAAAAGCTGGGAAGAATGTACACTACCACCATCGATTTGAGTGCAGGCGGGGTCGCCTTTTTTGAAGGCAAAGCAGAAAGTTCAAGCGACTTGGAAGCGCGGTTGTGGCTCGAATGTATCCTTCATAACACCGAGCCGTTGGTAAAACCGGAGCAAGCACTTGTTGTCACACAAATATTAGAAGCGATCTATGAGTCTTCAAAGACTGGAAAAGCCATTTATTTTGAATAG